From Streptomyces durmitorensis, a single genomic window includes:
- a CDS encoding NUDIX domain-containing protein: protein MSRTEYYDDPNAPKPNSMVVAASAVVTDEHGRILLQRRRDNDLWALPGGGMDLTDSLPGTAVREVKEETGLDVEITGLVGTYTDPKHIIEYTDGEVRRQFNVCFTARAIGGQLAISNESTELRFVSPEELKDLTMHHTQRLRLQHFLEHRERPYLG, encoded by the coding sequence ATGTCGCGGACCGAGTACTACGACGACCCGAACGCACCCAAGCCGAACAGCATGGTTGTCGCGGCCTCAGCGGTCGTCACCGACGAGCACGGTCGCATCCTGCTTCAGCGACGCCGCGACAACGACCTCTGGGCGCTGCCCGGGGGCGGCATGGACCTCACTGACTCTCTGCCCGGTACTGCGGTCCGCGAGGTCAAGGAAGAGACCGGTCTCGACGTCGAGATCACGGGCCTCGTCGGTACGTACACCGACCCGAAGCACATCATCGAGTACACGGACGGCGAGGTCCGACGACAGTTCAACGTCTGCTTCACCGCCCGGGCCATCGGCGGTCAGCTCGCGATCTCCAATGAGTCAACTGAACTCCGGTTTGTCAGTCCGGAGGAACTCAAGGACTTGACGATGCACCACACTCAGCGGCTCAGGCTCCAGCACTTCCTGGAGCACCGCGAGCGACCGTATCTGGGCTGA
- a CDS encoding helix-turn-helix transcriptional regulator codes for MQNERLRAVMAAGGWTYAALAKAVEVDPKSVERWVNLGRTPRRATALQAAEALGEDVHALWPALRQARPARAISPELVALYEQRADIPVSTFVDMMTQARERIDVLVYAAVFLHEAYPRLNDLLRERAAESCTVRIAVGDAESSNVQARGQEERFGHGIESRCRLALMHYRSLVGVSGIEIRTHGTTLYNSLYRADDQMLINAHVWGVNAYGAPVWHLRRNGDGGMFDTYGQSFDAVWATAEPVQEEE; via the coding sequence ATGCAGAACGAGAGACTACGTGCCGTCATGGCGGCCGGAGGCTGGACGTATGCCGCCCTCGCAAAGGCAGTTGAGGTGGACCCCAAGTCGGTTGAGCGATGGGTGAATTTGGGCCGTACGCCGCGCCGTGCCACAGCCTTACAGGCGGCTGAAGCCCTAGGAGAAGACGTGCACGCACTCTGGCCGGCACTTCGGCAGGCCCGCCCCGCCCGCGCGATCAGCCCGGAACTCGTTGCCCTCTATGAGCAGCGTGCAGACATCCCCGTGTCCACGTTCGTGGACATGATGACGCAGGCCCGCGAGCGCATCGACGTGTTGGTGTACGCGGCCGTCTTCCTGCACGAGGCGTACCCGCGGCTGAACGATCTGCTTCGTGAACGTGCCGCCGAGAGCTGCACCGTACGCATCGCGGTAGGCGACGCCGAAAGCTCGAACGTCCAGGCTCGCGGCCAGGAGGAGCGGTTCGGTCACGGCATCGAGTCCCGGTGCCGGCTGGCCCTGATGCACTACCGCTCTCTGGTCGGGGTATCTGGCATCGAAATAAGGACCCACGGAACGACGCTCTACAACTCCTTGTACCGCGCCGACGACCAGATGCTGATCAACGCTCACGTCTGGGGAGTGAACGCGTACGGCGCCCCGGTGTGGCATCTCCGTCGTAACGGGGATGGCGGCATGTTCGACACCTACGGCCAGAGCTTCGACGCGGTATGGGCGACGGCGGAGCCGGTACAGGAGGAGGAGTGA
- a CDS encoding RNA polymerase sigma-70 factor: MAVTMNDTDRFEAFMPRLEAIAYRLLGSASDAEDAVQDTFLRWQAADVDRIEVPEAWLTKVLTNLCLNQLTSARARRETYVGQWLPEPLLAGDPMLGPADTVEQRESVSYAVLTLMERLSPNERVVYVLREAFGYPHREVAEILDISESACQQIFHRAKKHVAAGKPRTEIDEAAAQRIVEEFLAAATSGRTEPLVRLLTEDAISIGDGGGKVPARAKAFEGAVAVAKFMRGLFKPSEAKRAYVGGSPDIYISTANGAPAVVVVVDDRVVGVMCLEITDEGIVAFRNQVNPDKLERATRQWATRDHGDPLLKAF; the protein is encoded by the coding sequence ATGGCTGTGACCATGAACGACACGGACCGGTTCGAGGCCTTCATGCCCCGCCTGGAGGCCATCGCCTACCGCCTCCTCGGCTCCGCGAGCGACGCCGAGGACGCTGTGCAGGACACGTTCCTGCGCTGGCAGGCCGCCGACGTCGACCGCATCGAGGTCCCCGAGGCCTGGCTGACGAAGGTCCTCACCAACCTGTGCCTCAACCAGCTCACATCGGCCCGCGCCCGGCGCGAGACCTACGTGGGCCAGTGGCTGCCCGAGCCGCTGCTCGCCGGCGACCCGATGCTCGGCCCCGCCGACACCGTCGAACAGCGCGAATCGGTCTCGTACGCGGTCCTGACCCTCATGGAGCGCCTCTCGCCCAACGAGCGTGTGGTGTACGTGCTGCGGGAGGCCTTCGGCTATCCGCACCGGGAGGTCGCCGAGATCCTCGACATCAGCGAGTCCGCCTGCCAGCAGATCTTCCACCGCGCCAAGAAGCACGTCGCGGCCGGCAAGCCCCGCACCGAGATCGACGAGGCCGCCGCCCAGCGGATCGTCGAGGAGTTCCTCGCGGCCGCCACCAGCGGCCGGACCGAGCCGCTCGTGCGGCTGCTCACCGAGGACGCCATCTCCATCGGCGACGGCGGCGGCAAGGTCCCGGCGCGCGCCAAGGCGTTCGAGGGCGCTGTCGCGGTCGCGAAGTTCATGCGGGGCCTGTTCAAGCCCAGCGAGGCCAAGCGCGCCTACGTCGGCGGCTCACCCGACATCTACATCTCGACCGCCAACGGCGCCCCCGCCGTCGTGGTGGTCGTCGACGACCGGGTCGTCGGCGTCATGTGCCTGGAGATCACCGACGAGGGCATCGTCGCGTTCCGCAACCAGGTGAACCCCGACAAGCTCGAACGCGCGACCCGGCAGTGGGCGACCAGGGACCACGGAGACCCCTTGCTAAAGGCCTTCTGA
- a CDS encoding PAS domain-containing protein — translation MSSRPSRGAARLAAILDALPDALVLVNANGTVVNANAIALEAFETPGTALVGRGLLDLLPEFDSRLIPGSMRRPESIDERGRTKPTRMIARRTDGSEFPVEVTSSNLEDIRDAYDNYGYTGDELLMLVVRDLSGAVDTEAELARSQRQTEMILRAAAEGVVGTDTDGRVVLVNPAAAQILGFRASDLGGQELHHLVLHSRADGEPFPYEESPLADTLRSGRKHRVRGQVLWSKSGDRVAVDLTTAPVRDGDQLVGAVMTFTDRRPYDALAEEHEAAIAQHAEEMQAATERRTEELRAATERHAAELAAAAEQRAEEIAAEQERYAALAEREKDRFEELTEREKARYDALAARHEQLLAVLGSSLRGPLDELRSELSALAADDAGQLWPEANQVLHHLSAGYARITTLVDNVLGFQLLDSGADQLTCVKVMLDAVVASGVEGAVELIGPGRAQFAVHAPPIEVEVDPGRLATALAHLVADVAGIDATGNARAGVAPSAVAPGGYVDSTVVVAAAQRGEVVRIEVRGPYAGGDPVHEPIVRGIVRAHGGVLQTHEVPGMSGNAYVLEVPIGAGGGAAVASAPASAAAAASAAASAPALSLASEAAAGASVGSSVVVPSQASPATGGGRRRARRAAGPSVDSFLESSDAEGATSGGGASPSGTGRRRGRRAAEAAEAAEAAEAAEAQAVAEAAASGSGSGLGSGSASAEVPVAPGAPASAEGSQGSQGSQGSQTSGGTGRRRGRPSAAEGSAGSAGSAGSAGSVGSVVTAAEHAAGSAALGQTVPPQGVPVPAGGVAPAASGQRARRGSDEQLALPPALPSGGGGQEGAAAGGSGAGGSGVSGSGAGTAVAVAGSAASAGDAGEASPRPTGRRRRALAAAKERAAAEEAPSGRVFALPPASADQDDTGQHEAALHDPADDHTPPQPHPADAPTGRRRSRPAPEAPAAPAAPGAPSAPSALSAPAAPGAPAAAGSAGDAQGTPPAGVPSQATTYGEGTGTPARGVHTPGRGVALPPERGTQARAAQPLPAEAAPGDPNSTQGRAISVRTLGQGVPFGQQIAEQQQRRLGLQQGQAAAPTAPAAQNPQIPQAPQPPLPPQTPPAQQPPQQPQQPQQASVPPQAPAKPQAPQPTAGAGPLPEQAPAQNPGQSQSHTLGGGGSLGGSVGGSGRRRRLSTRPDPAAEERPEAAARPHPQAQTQAQPQAQTQAPAQPQSRIGSSTEGTGRSYAIGAPDEDADEGPEPLDGPGGAVEVANRPQPQPMDDELPPEPLDNPRRLLVWPAPDVTTQQALSDRGYRPVIVNSREEVDAQIAAFPAALFVDPLTGPITRTALQSLRTAAVAAEVPVLVTAGLGQATREAAYGADPAVLLKALAPRDSEQHPPRVLLIEEHEEIALALTATLERRGMQVARAESDADAVTLAAQMRPNLVVMDLMQVRRRRAGIIDWLRANGQLNRTPLVVYTAAVDQTELPRLAAGETVLFLAERSTSTEVQGRIVDLLAKIGTN, via the coding sequence GTGAGCAGCAGGCCATCCCGAGGCGCTGCTCGCCTCGCAGCCATACTCGACGCGCTCCCGGACGCGCTGGTCCTCGTGAATGCCAACGGGACCGTCGTGAACGCGAACGCGATCGCGCTCGAGGCGTTCGAGACGCCGGGCACCGCCCTCGTGGGCCGTGGCCTCCTCGATCTGTTGCCGGAGTTCGACTCCCGGCTCATTCCCGGATCGATGCGCAGGCCCGAATCCATCGACGAGCGCGGGCGTACGAAGCCGACGCGGATGATCGCGCGGCGCACGGACGGCAGCGAGTTCCCCGTCGAGGTCACCAGCTCGAACCTCGAGGACATCCGGGACGCGTACGACAATTACGGCTACACCGGCGACGAGTTGCTCATGCTCGTCGTACGCGACCTTTCGGGCGCCGTGGACACCGAGGCCGAACTCGCGCGCTCCCAGCGGCAGACCGAGATGATCCTGCGCGCCGCCGCCGAAGGTGTCGTCGGGACGGACACCGACGGACGGGTCGTCCTCGTCAATCCGGCCGCCGCCCAGATACTGGGCTTCAGGGCCAGCGACCTGGGCGGGCAGGAGCTGCACCACCTGGTGCTCCACTCGCGCGCCGACGGTGAGCCCTTCCCGTACGAGGAGTCCCCCCTCGCCGACACGCTCCGCTCCGGGCGCAAGCACCGGGTGCGCGGACAGGTCCTGTGGTCCAAGAGCGGCGACCGGGTCGCCGTCGACCTGACCACGGCGCCGGTGCGGGACGGGGACCAGCTCGTCGGCGCGGTCATGACGTTCACCGACCGGCGGCCCTACGACGCGCTGGCCGAGGAGCACGAGGCCGCGATCGCGCAGCACGCCGAGGAGATGCAGGCCGCGACCGAGCGGCGCACGGAAGAACTGCGGGCCGCCACCGAGCGGCACGCGGCGGAACTGGCCGCCGCGGCCGAGCAGCGCGCGGAGGAGATCGCCGCCGAGCAGGAGCGGTACGCGGCGCTCGCCGAGCGCGAGAAGGACCGGTTCGAGGAGCTGACCGAGCGCGAGAAGGCGCGGTACGACGCTCTGGCCGCGCGGCACGAGCAGCTGCTCGCCGTGCTCGGGTCGTCGTTGCGGGGGCCGCTGGACGAGCTGCGGAGTGAGCTTTCGGCCCTTGCCGCCGATGACGCCGGGCAGTTGTGGCCCGAGGCGAATCAGGTTCTCCATCATCTTTCCGCCGGGTACGCGCGCATCACCACGCTTGTCGACAATGTCCTTGGCTTCCAGTTGCTCGACTCGGGTGCGGATCAGCTGACGTGCGTGAAGGTCATGCTCGATGCCGTCGTCGCGAGCGGCGTGGAGGGCGCGGTCGAGCTGATCGGGCCCGGACGCGCGCAGTTCGCGGTGCACGCGCCGCCGATCGAGGTCGAGGTGGACCCGGGGCGGCTCGCCACGGCGCTCGCGCACCTGGTCGCCGACGTGGCGGGGATCGACGCCACGGGCAACGCGCGTGCCGGTGTGGCCCCTTCGGCCGTGGCCCCCGGTGGGTACGTGGACTCGACCGTGGTCGTGGCCGCCGCTCAGCGCGGTGAGGTCGTCCGCATCGAGGTGCGGGGACCGTACGCCGGGGGAGACCCGGTGCACGAGCCGATCGTCCGGGGCATCGTGCGGGCGCACGGCGGCGTGCTGCAGACGCATGAGGTGCCGGGGATGAGCGGCAATGCGTACGTTCTTGAGGTGCCGATCGGTGCGGGGGGCGGGGCGGCTGTTGCCTCTGCTCCTGCCTCCGCCGCTGCCGCTGCCTCTGCCGCTGCCTCTGCTCCTGCTCTTTCTCTTGCCTCTGAGGCGGCGGCCGGTGCCTCCGTCGGCTCTTCGGTCGTGGTGCCCTCGCAGGCTTCGCCCGCCACGGGTGGCGGACGGCGACGGGCCCGGCGCGCCGCCGGTCCTTCGGTGGACTCTTTCCTGGAGAGCTCGGATGCCGAGGGTGCCACCTCGGGAGGCGGAGCTTCGCCCAGCGGGACCGGACGGCGGCGGGGGCGGCGTGCGGCGGAGGCCGCTGAAGCTGCTGAAGCTGCTGAAGCTGCTGAGGCGCAGGCTGTTGCTGAGGCTGCGGCTTCGGGCTCGGGCTCGGGCTTGGGTTCAGGCTCGGCTTCGGCCGAGGTGCCGGTGGCTCCGGGGGCGCCCGCGTCGGCCGAGGGTTCGCAGGGATCACAGGGATCACAGGGTTCGCAGACTTCTGGTGGTACGGGGCGGCGGCGTGGTCGGCCCAGCGCCGCGGAGGGCTCCGCCGGTTCTGCCGGTTCTGCCGGGTCGGCCGGTTCCGTGGGCTCCGTCGTGACCGCTGCCGAGCACGCGGCCGGGTCGGCGGCTCTCGGGCAGACGGTGCCGCCGCAGGGCGTGCCGGTTCCCGCCGGGGGCGTGGCCCCCGCAGCGTCCGGGCAGCGGGCGCGGCGCGGCAGTGATGAGCAGTTGGCGTTGCCGCCCGCGCTGCCTTCGGGCGGTGGCGGGCAGGAGGGTGCTGCCGCCGGGGGTTCCGGGGCCGGTGGCTCCGGGGTAAGCGGCTCCGGGGCGGGGACGGCTGTGGCTGTCGCCGGTTCGGCTGCTTCCGCCGGTGACGCGGGCGAGGCCTCGCCCCGGCCGACGGGGCGGCGCCGCCGTGCGCTTGCCGCCGCCAAGGAGCGGGCCGCCGCCGAGGAGGCTCCCAGCGGGCGCGTCTTCGCACTGCCGCCCGCTTCGGCCGACCAGGACGACACGGGTCAGCACGAAGCGGCCCTGCACGATCCGGCCGACGACCACACCCCGCCGCAGCCTCACCCGGCGGACGCGCCGACGGGCCGCCGCCGGTCCCGTCCGGCGCCGGAAGCTCCGGCCGCTCCGGCCGCTCCTGGTGCACCCAGTGCGCCCAGCGCACTCAGCGCTCCGGCCGCCCCAGGTGCGCCCGCGGCCGCCGGTTCCGCGGGGGACGCGCAAGGGACCCCGCCCGCCGGCGTTCCCTCGCAGGCCACCACGTACGGCGAAGGCACAGGCACCCCCGCGCGGGGCGTCCACACACCCGGCAGGGGCGTCGCGCTCCCGCCCGAGCGCGGGACGCAGGCGCGCGCCGCGCAGCCGCTGCCCGCCGAGGCCGCGCCCGGCGACCCCAACTCGACGCAGGGGCGCGCGATCAGCGTGCGTACGCTCGGGCAGGGCGTGCCGTTCGGCCAGCAGATCGCCGAGCAGCAGCAGCGCCGCCTCGGGCTGCAGCAGGGCCAGGCTGCGGCACCGACGGCACCGGCAGCGCAGAATCCGCAGATCCCGCAGGCGCCGCAGCCTCCGCTGCCCCCGCAGACACCTCCGGCTCAGCAGCCGCCCCAGCAACCCCAGCAACCCCAGCAGGCTTCGGTGCCGCCGCAGGCACCGGCCAAGCCCCAGGCCCCGCAGCCCACCGCGGGCGCGGGCCCGCTGCCCGAGCAGGCCCCGGCTCAAAACCCTGGGCAGTCGCAGTCCCACACCCTCGGAGGCGGCGGCTCCCTCGGAGGGTCCGTCGGTGGCTCCGGTCGTCGTCGCAGGCTCTCCACCCGCCCTGACCCGGCGGCCGAAGAGCGCCCCGAGGCCGCGGCCCGCCCGCACCCTCAGGCGCAGACCCAGGCGCAGCCCCAGGCTCAGACCCAGGCGCCGGCCCAGCCGCAGTCCCGTATCGGGTCCTCCACGGAGGGCACCGGCCGCTCGTACGCCATAGGCGCACCGGACGAGGACGCCGACGAGGGTCCGGAGCCGCTGGACGGTCCCGGCGGTGCCGTCGAGGTCGCCAACCGGCCCCAGCCGCAGCCGATGGACGACGAACTGCCGCCCGAGCCGCTGGACAACCCGCGCCGCCTCCTCGTCTGGCCCGCGCCCGACGTCACCACCCAGCAGGCGCTGAGCGACCGCGGCTACCGTCCCGTGATCGTGAACTCCCGCGAAGAGGTCGACGCCCAGATCGCGGCGTTCCCCGCGGCCCTGTTCGTGGACCCGCTGACCGGACCGATCACGCGTACGGCCCTGCAGTCGCTGCGCACCGCCGCCGTGGCCGCCGAGGTTCCCGTGCTGGTCACGGCGGGACTCGGCCAGGCGACGCGCGAGGCGGCGTACGGCGCCGACCCCGCCGTACTCCTGAAGGCCCTCGCACCCCGCGACAGCGAGCAGCACCCGCCGCGCGTCCTGCTCATCGAGGAGCACGAGGAGATCGCGCTCGCCCTGACCGCGACGCTGGAACGGCGTGGCATGCAGGTGGCGCGGGCCGAGAGCGACGCGGACGCGGTGACGCTCGCGGCGCAGATGCGGCCGAACCTGGTGGTGATGGACCTGATGCAGGTACGTCGCCGCAGGGCCGGGATCATCGACTGGCTGCGCGCGAACGGCCAGTTGAACCGCACCCCGCTCGTCGTCTACACCGCCGCCGTCGACCAGACGGAGCTGCCGCGGCTCGCGGCGGGGGAGACGGTGCTGTTCCTCGCGGAGCGGTCGACGAGCACCGAGGTGCAGGGCCGGATCGTGGACCTGCTGGCGAAGATCGGCACGAACTAG
- a CDS encoding NAD(P)/FAD-dependent oxidoreductase has protein sequence MKHRIVVIGAGYTGAIAAGRLAKRLSREDVAITLVNAEPDFVERVRMHQLTVGQDLRPRPFSEMFANTGVELRLAKVTGVDVDAKTVAVSDEQGAEELPYDTLVYALGSGWNAQSVPGTAEHAHELAGRPGALRLRERLAGLDAGQPVVVVGGGLTGLEAATEIAEARPDLDVTLAARGGLGDWLSPKGRAHVRKVFARLGITAHEQAAVTGVTPDAVTTADGTSIPAAVTVWTTGFAVHPIARATTLDVTDTGQIVVDRTMRSVSHPDVYAVGDAAMAMGPGDKPLRMSCATGTPMAWQAADAIAARLTGGKIPKTPMRYFNQCISLGRKDGLIQYVTADDRAVRSALTGRLAAVYKELICKGAAWGVANPLLGIPTRPRRVTQNHPETTPTTKLAA, from the coding sequence ATGAAGCACCGCATCGTCGTCATCGGAGCCGGATACACCGGAGCCATCGCCGCCGGGCGCCTTGCCAAGCGGTTGAGCCGCGAGGATGTCGCCATCACCCTCGTCAACGCCGAGCCCGACTTCGTCGAGCGCGTCCGGATGCACCAGCTGACGGTCGGCCAGGACCTCAGGCCCCGGCCCTTCAGCGAGATGTTCGCGAACACCGGCGTGGAACTGCGGCTCGCCAAGGTCACCGGCGTCGACGTCGACGCCAAGACGGTCGCCGTCAGCGACGAGCAGGGCGCGGAGGAACTTCCGTACGACACCCTGGTCTACGCCCTCGGCAGCGGCTGGAACGCCCAGAGCGTCCCCGGCACCGCCGAGCACGCCCACGAGCTCGCAGGGCGCCCCGGAGCACTGCGGCTGCGCGAGCGCCTGGCCGGCCTGGACGCGGGGCAGCCCGTGGTCGTCGTCGGCGGCGGCCTCACCGGTCTGGAGGCCGCGACCGAGATCGCCGAGGCCCGCCCGGACCTCGACGTCACCCTCGCCGCCCGCGGCGGACTCGGCGACTGGCTCTCGCCCAAGGGCCGCGCCCACGTACGGAAGGTCTTCGCGAGGCTCGGCATCACCGCACACGAGCAGGCAGCCGTCACCGGCGTGACGCCCGACGCCGTCACCACGGCCGACGGCACGTCCATCCCGGCCGCGGTCACCGTGTGGACCACCGGCTTCGCGGTCCACCCCATCGCACGGGCCACCACGCTTGACGTCACCGACACCGGCCAGATCGTGGTCGACCGGACCATGCGCTCGGTCTCGCACCCGGACGTGTACGCGGTCGGCGACGCGGCCATGGCGATGGGCCCCGGCGACAAGCCGCTGCGGATGTCCTGCGCCACGGGCACCCCGATGGCATGGCAGGCCGCGGACGCCATCGCGGCCCGCCTGACCGGCGGCAAGATCCCGAAGACCCCGATGCGCTACTTCAACCAGTGCATCTCGCTGGGCCGCAAGGACGGCCTGATCCAGTACGTCACCGCCGACGACCGCGCGGTCCGCAGCGCCCTGACGGGCCGGCTCGCCGCCGTCTACAAGGAGTTGATCTGCAAGGGCGCGGCCTGGGGCGTGGCCAACCCCCTGCTCGGAATCCCGACGAGGCCCCGCCGGGTCACACAGAACCACCCCGAGACGACCCCGACCACGAAGCTGGCGGCCTGA
- a CDS encoding site-specific integrase: protein MPEECRTALRARRAQRRPDRLADGEKWTASDLAFTTRNGTPIEPRNLSRAFETLSNRAGIRQVRFHDLRRTCASLLHEQGSGARTIMEILGHSSIRVTMGIYTPARSPAAIQGGCRQRLPSPQTPEALAVTR, encoded by the coding sequence CTGCCAGAGGAGTGCCGGACGGCATTACGGGCTCGCCGCGCTCAGCGGAGGCCCGACCGGCTGGCGGACGGTGAGAAGTGGACGGCATCGGATCTTGCGTTCACCACACGCAACGGGACGCCGATCGAGCCCCGGAACCTGAGCCGCGCCTTCGAGACCCTGAGCAACCGGGCGGGCATCCGTCAGGTCCGCTTCCACGATCTTCGGCGCACCTGCGCCTCACTCCTGCACGAGCAGGGTTCCGGCGCCCGGACCATCATGGAAATCCTCGGGCACAGCTCCATCCGCGTGACGATGGGCATCTACACCCCAGCCAGGTCGCCTGCCGCGATCCAGGGCGGTTGCCGTCAACGACTGCCGTCACCGCAAACGCCAGAGGCCCTAGCGGTTACCCGCTAG
- a CDS encoding tyrosine-type recombinase/integrase, translating to MRGDYRLHGEGRVRAAASRDRLSAAYELAVRLGLRRGEILGLSWKDVDLADGVIDIRQSLQRVGGELSLTADEDPPLHASARAARGVPDGITGSPRSAEARPAGGR from the coding sequence ATGCGAGGGGATTACCGACTGCACGGCGAGGGCCGGGTACGGGCGGCTGCCAGCAGGGATCGGCTGTCGGCCGCGTACGAACTGGCGGTCCGGCTCGGCCTGCGCCGCGGTGAGATCCTCGGGCTGTCCTGGAAGGACGTCGATCTTGCGGACGGCGTGATCGACATCCGGCAGAGCCTCCAGCGGGTCGGCGGTGAGCTGTCGCTGACCGCCGACGAAGACCCGCCGCTCCACGCGTCGGCTCGCGCTGCCAGAGGAGTGCCGGACGGCATTACGGGCTCGCCGCGCTCAGCGGAGGCCCGACCGGCTGGCGGACGGTGA
- a CDS encoding SSI family serine proteinase inhibitor → MLRRLVLTAAASVAALSAAPVVAHADMGPLHLSTPLTESTPDRLTVKVTDAGDGRDGTFELECHPAGGTHPRAEEACSKLDQGTWGKDTFAPTPAGSACTMQYGGPATAHITGTWNGRPVDATYDRSNGCEISRWDKLVPVLPEAGA, encoded by the coding sequence ATGCTGCGCCGCCTCGTCCTCACCGCCGCCGCGTCCGTCGCCGCGCTGTCCGCCGCGCCCGTCGTCGCCCACGCCGACATGGGGCCCCTGCACCTGTCGACGCCGTTGACCGAGTCGACCCCCGACCGGCTCACGGTGAAGGTGACCGACGCCGGGGACGGGCGGGACGGGACGTTCGAGCTGGAGTGTCACCCCGCGGGCGGCACGCACCCGCGGGCGGAGGAGGCGTGTTCGAAGCTCGACCAGGGCACCTGGGGCAAGGACACCTTCGCGCCCACGCCGGCCGGCTCGGCCTGCACCATGCAGTACGGCGGTCCCGCCACCGCGCACATCACGGGCACCTGGAACGGGCGGCCCGTCGACGCGACGTACGACCGCAGCAACGGATGCGAGATCTCCCGCTGGGACAAGCTCGTCCCGGTGCTGCCCGAGGCCGGCGCCTAG
- a CDS encoding long-chain fatty acid--CoA ligase, whose protein sequence is MLSTMQDVPLTVTRILRHGTTVHGSSQVTTWTGEAAPQRRSFREIGERSAQLAHALREDLGVDGDERIATFMWNNAEHVEAYFAVPCMGAVLHTLNLRLPADQLTWIVNHAADRVIIVNGSLIPLLAPLLPQLPTVEHLVVSGPGDRSPLAGIQAQVHEYEDLLAAKPTTYDWPELDERTAAAMCYTSGTTGDPKGVVYSHRSIYLHSMQVNMSESMGLTDADTTLVVVPQFHVNAWGLPHATLMAGVNMLMPDRFLQPAPLAEMIETERPTHAAAVPTIWQGLLAELTAKPRDVSSLGQVTIGGSACPPSLMEAFDKLGMRVCHAWGMTETSPLGTVARPPAKSIGTDEEFGYRLTQGRFPTGVEARLVGPGGEHLPWDGEAAGELEVRGPWIAGAYYGGAGGEALKPEDKFSADGWLKTGDVGVITPDGFLTLTDRAKDVIKSGGEWISSVELENAIMAHPDVAEAAVVAVPDDKWGERPLATVVLKEGASLEYAALRDFLAGTIAKWQLPERWAIVPAVPKTSVGKFDKKVLRRQYAAGELDVTKL, encoded by the coding sequence CGTGAGATCGGTGAACGCTCCGCCCAGCTGGCGCACGCGCTGCGCGAGGACCTCGGGGTCGATGGCGACGAGCGAATTGCCACCTTTATGTGGAATAACGCTGAACACGTCGAGGCATACTTCGCGGTCCCCTGTATGGGCGCCGTCCTGCACACCCTCAATCTCCGGCTGCCCGCCGACCAGTTGACCTGGATCGTGAACCACGCGGCCGACCGCGTCATCATCGTCAACGGCTCCCTCATCCCGCTCCTCGCGCCCCTGCTGCCGCAGTTGCCGACGGTCGAGCACCTGGTGGTCTCGGGCCCCGGCGACCGTTCGCCGCTGGCCGGGATCCAGGCGCAGGTGCACGAGTACGAGGACCTGCTCGCCGCCAAGCCCACGACGTACGACTGGCCCGAGCTGGACGAGCGCACGGCCGCCGCCATGTGCTACACCTCCGGCACCACCGGCGACCCCAAGGGCGTCGTCTACTCCCACCGCTCCATCTACCTGCACTCCATGCAGGTCAACATGAGCGAGTCCATGGGCCTGACGGACGCCGACACCACGCTCGTCGTCGTCCCGCAGTTCCACGTCAACGCCTGGGGTCTGCCGCACGCGACCCTGATGGCCGGCGTGAACATGCTGATGCCGGACCGCTTCCTCCAGCCCGCCCCGCTCGCCGAGATGATCGAGACGGAGCGGCCCACGCACGCGGCCGCCGTCCCCACCATCTGGCAGGGCCTGCTCGCCGAACTCACCGCGAAGCCGCGTGACGTCAGCTCGCTCGGCCAGGTCACCATCGGCGGCTCGGCCTGCCCGCCCTCGCTGATGGAGGCCTTCGACAAGCTGGGCATGCGGGTCTGCCACGCCTGGGGCATGACCGAGACCTCCCCGCTCGGCACGGTCGCCCGCCCGCCGGCCAAGTCCATCGGCACGGACGAGGAGTTCGGCTACCGCCTCACGCAGGGCCGCTTCCCGACCGGAGTCGAGGCCCGCCTGGTCGGCCCCGGCGGCGAGCACCTGCCGTGGGACGGCGAGGCGGCAGGCGAGCTGGAGGTGCGCGGGCCGTGGATCGCGGGCGCGTACTACGGCGGCGCGGGCGGCGAGGCCCTCAAGCCCGAGGACAAGTTCAGCGCGGACGGCTGGCTGAAGACCGGCGACGTCGGCGTGATCACCCCCGACGGCTTCCTGACGCTCACCGACCGTGCGAAGGACGTCATCAAGTCGGGCGGCGAGTGGATCTCCAGCGTCGAACTGGAGAACGCGATCATGGCCCACCCGGACGTCGCCGAGGCGGCGGTCGTCGCCGTCCCCGACGACAAGTGGGGCGAACGCCCGCTCGCCACGGTCGTGTTGAAGGAGGGCGCGAGCCTCGAGTACGCCGCCCTGCGCGACTTCCTCGCGGGCACCATCGCCAAGTGGCAGCTGCCCGAGCGCTGGGCGATCGTGCCCGCCGTACCCAAGACGAGCGTCGGCAAGTTCGACAAGAAGGTGCTGCGCAGGCAGTACGCGGCCGGGGAGCTGGACGTCACGAAGCTCTGA